In Carya illinoinensis cultivar Pawnee chromosome 6, C.illinoinensisPawnee_v1, whole genome shotgun sequence, a single genomic region encodes these proteins:
- the LOC122312615 gene encoding uncharacterized mitochondrial protein AtMg00810-like gives MHNSKAVSTPMSVSSKISAFDGSSFEDPHLYRSVVGSLQYLSFTRPDISFAVNKVCQYMHNPKIPHWQAVKRILRYLKLTSNFGLYFSKSSPLTLSAFSDADWAGCPDDRKSIGGFCIFFGNNLVSWGSKKQPTIARSSTEAEYKAVANTTCELADILTKPLSTARFNLFRSNITISLVSLELRGAVKKIEASKESAAPQENGDSTTSHSRTTTISEKSRRLQQSKKAYLEYTENRLEGQMAEDPRAIE, from the exons ATGCACAACTCAAAAGCTGTTTCTACTCCAATGTCAGTGTCCTCGAAAATTTCAGCATTTGATGGATCTTCATTTGAGGATCCACATCTTTATAGAAGTGTTGTGGGTAGCCtacaatatttatcttttactcGACCCGACATATCTTTTGCTGTAAATAAAGTTTGTCAATACATGCATAATCCAAAAATTCCTCATTGGCAAGCTGTCAAAAGAATTCTTAGGTATCTTAAACTTACTTCCAATTTTGGCctttatttctccaaatcatctCCTCTTACTCTCTCAGCTTTTTCTGATGCGGACTGGGCTGGCTGCCCTGATGATAGAAAATCCATTGGAGGTTTTTGTATATTCTTTGGTAACAATCTGGTTTCTTGGGGTTCCAAAAAGCAGCCAACCATAGCCAGATCTTCCACTGAGGCGGAATACAAGGCAGTTGCCAACACTACTTGTGAG CTAGCAGATATCTTGACTAAACCATTGTCTACTGCTCGCTTCAACTTATTCCGTTCAAACATCACCATCTCCTTGGTGTCACTTGAATTGAGGGGGGCTGTTAAGAAAATTGAAGCATCAAAAGAATCTGCTGCACCACAAGAGAATGGAGATAGCACAACGTCTCACAGTAGGACCACAACCATTTCAGAAAAGTCTAGAAGACTACAACAGAGCAAAAAAGCATATTTGGAATACACAGAAAATAGACTAGAAGGACAGATGGCAGAAGATCCAAGAGCCATAGAATAA
- the LOC122312472 gene encoding pectinesterase-like codes for MMDKSTHVLAFASVLHLLVSLLRLVHGATITSCSQTPYPEVCNHFLNSTHLPSTGLLGELEGLEFHDKIYKVTMNQAVEAHRLITVIDLNSFNGRAKLAWNDCLELYEDTINQINRSLSSNNPTDALTWMSASIANQQTCQNGFHDFNLSSNLQFFPSMLSNFSKLVSNALAVKKAATLSSTTLHSKQIGGRRRLLSDHGLPTWVSATDRKLLQSSAAKPKAHIVVAQDGSGDYDTISAAVAAASASGSKRFIIHVKAGVYRENVLINKPNIMIIGDGIGATIVISNRSVKGGWTTFRSATFAITGNHFIARDITFQNTAGPQNHQAVALRSDGDFSVFYRCSFKGFQDTLYVHSQRQFYRDCYIYGTQDFIFGDAVVVLQNCSIFVRRPLKGQKNTITAQGRTDPNENTGIIIHNSRVIAARDLLPVQHSFQTYLGRPWKMYSRTVFMNCNLGSLINPAGWLPWSGSFALRTLYYGEYMNVGSGANTAGRVKWPGYHVIRSPEMAERFTVGNFLAGNLWIPRTGVPFVGGL; via the exons ATGATGGACAAGAGTACTCATGTGCTAGCTTTCGCAAGTGTATTACATCTTCTTGTTTCACTTCTTAGGTTGGTGCATGGTGCCACAATCACCTCATGTAGCCAAACCCCATACCCAGAAGTATGCAATCACTTCCTCAACAGTACCCATCTTCCATCAACCGGCCTATTAGGTGAATTAGAAGGGTTGGAATTTCATGACAAAATTTATAAAGTGACTATGAACCAAGCTGTCGAAGCCCACCGGCTCATCACTGTCATCGACCTGAATTCATTCAATGGACGAGCGAAGTTGGCTTGGAATGATTGTTTGGAGCTCTACGAGGATACCATTAACCAGATTAATCGTTCCTTGAGCTCCAACAACCCAACCGATGCATTAACATGGATGAGTGCCTCAATTGCCAATCAGCAAACATGTCAAAATGGTTTTCACGATTTCAACTTGTCTTCGAATTTACAGTTCTTTCCAAGTATGCTAAGCAACTTCTCAAAACTTGTCAGCAATGCGCTCGCAGTAAAGAAGGCCGCGACTTTATCATCAACGACGTTACATAGCAAACAGATTGGTGGCCGCAGACGCTTGCTTTCTGATCATGGCTTACCAACATGGGTTTCTGCTACTGATCGAAAGCTTCTCCAATCATCAGCGGCTAAACCGAAAGCTCATATTGTGGTTGCCCAAGATGGATCTGGAGATTACGATACCATTTCCGCTGCCGTGGCTGCAGCATCTGCGAGTGGTTCGAAGAGATTTATTATACACGTGAAAGCGGGAGTTTACAGAGAGAATGTTCTGATCAACAAgccaaatataatgataattgGAGATGGAATTGGAGCTACGATTGTTATCAGTAACAGGAGCGTTAAAGGAGGCTGGACAACTTTCAGATCTGCGACATTTG CAATTACCGGGAACCACTTCATCGCTCGGGACATAACTTTTCAAAACACGGCCGGACCCCAAAACCACCAAGCAGTTGCACTTCGGTCAGACGGAGACTTCTCCGTTTTCTACCGCTGCAGTTTCAAGGGCTTCCAAGACACCTTGTACGTTCACTCTCAGCGTCAGTTTTACCGAGACTGTTACATATACGGCACCCAAGACTTCATATTCGGGGATGCCGTAGTTGTCCTCCAAAACTGCAGCATCTTCGTGAGGAGGCCTTTAAAAGGTCAGAAAAACACCATTACCGCACAAGGGAGAACAGATCCTAATGAAAATACGGGCATCATTATCCATAATTCTCGTGTCATTGCTGCGAGGGATTTGCTACCGGTGCAGCACTCGTTTCAAACTTATCTGGGGAGGCCATGGAAAATGTACTCGAGGACGGTATTTATGAATTGTAATTTAGGCAGTTTGATAAACCCTGCAGGTTGGCTTCCATGGAGTGGAAGCTTTGCGTTGAGAACACTTTATTATGGGGAATATATGAACGTTGGGAGTGGTGCCAATACAGCAGGGAGGGTCAAGTGGCCGGGATACCACGTTATAAGGAGCCCTGAAATGGCTGAACGCTTTACTGTTGGGAACTTTTTGGCCGGAAATTTGTGGATTCCGAGGACTGGAGTGCCATTTGTGGGTGGTCTTTGA
- the LOC122312616 gene encoding uncharacterized protein LOC122312616, which produces MKKKNCIKGIKDSSGRWQVNEARDRVITEYFQTLFATAEELGNMDFLQDLNGKVDAQMVEQLDATFTAEEVKRALDKMHPTKAPRSNGMASIFYQKFWSIVGTNITDAMLKALNIGSFPFEINHTFITLIPKKKLPELVSNYRPISLYNVIYKLISKVLANRLKLVLPTVISPSQTAFVPGRLITDNVLVAYEMVHFLRRKRSGKDGFMSLRLDMSKAYDQIEWKFFEEVMRQMGFSSRWIQLVMFCVTTIKGIQVCRGAPKLNHLLFADDSVLFCKANMQTYLVLQHRLDIYEKASGQKINRAKTFIVFSHNVPLAQKMEITQFWGVTFQQYEKYLGLPPMVGRGLMASFWCDQKQEERKLSWISWRRMCESKMEGGMGFKSIQIFNKVLLAKQGWRIMHEESSLLYKIFKARYFPTTSFIESRIGVNPSYVWRGIWEIKNNLLKGCRWRVGNGLSINIWTDYWLPKQKLLSTVVNVPPETRLQLVSSLMMPEQNSWDIEKVRSVLPAREANEVLSIRFPIDKIPADILISEHEMSGIFSVKSAYDFFKSLEHNRDEDESFRAEDEKLLWKHPWKMHVPQRVKVFAWRVCFPFHNTSNSQDAVYAISYWNRRIRGVFPSCMGNLRPRRKQKYKRHWQPPPEGVLKLNIDGALFSDQCKAGVGAVLRDNEGDVIFAASKSEPDIAYSLEIEFLTILRGLQLCMSLGITKLRVESDSLLVVQELEKEGYSTT; this is translated from the exons atgaagaagaagaattgcaTCAAAGGGATCAAAGACTCATCTGGAAGGTGGCAAGTCAATGAGGCAAGAGATAGAGTTATTACTGAGTATTTTCAGACCCTTTTTGCAACTGCTGAGGAATTGGGTAATATGGACTTCTTGCAAGATCTAAATGGTAAAGTTGATGCTCAGATGGTAGAACAACTTGATGCAACTTTCACAGCTGAGGAAGTAAAGAGAGCATTAGATAAAATGCATCCTACAAAAGCACCTAGATCCAATGGAATGGCCTCTATTTTTTATCAGAAATTCTGGTCTATTGTTGGTACTAATATCACTGATGCAATGCTTAAAGCTCTTAACATTGGCTCATTTCCTTTCGAGATTAATCATACTTTTATCACATTGATCCCTAAAAAGAAACTACCTGAGCTTGTTTCTAACTATAGGCCTATCAGTTTGTATAATGTTATTTATAAGTTAATCTCTAAGGTTTTAGCTAATAGACTCAAGTTAGTTTTGCCTACTGTTATTTCACCATCACAAACAGCTTTTGTACCAGGTAGATTAATCACGGATAATGTTCTTGTGGCCTATGAAATGGTGCACTTTTTAAGAAGGAAGAGAAGTGGAAAAGATGGCTTCATGTCTCTGAGACTagatatgagcaaggcttatgatcaAATTGAATGGAAGTTTTTTGAAGAGGTGATGAGACAGATGGGGTTCAGTTCAAGATGGATTCAATTGGTGATGTTTTGTGTCACAACg ATTAAAGGAATTCAAGTATGTAGAGGGGCTCCTAAACTGAATCACCtactgtttgcagatgatagtgttTTATTCTGCAAAGCTAATATGCAAACTTACTTAGTTTTGCAACATAGACTTGATATCTATGAAAAAGCCTCTGGACAGAAGATTAATAGAGCAAAAACTTTTATAGTTTTTAGTCACAATGTGCCTTTAGCCCAAAAAATGGAGATCACGCAGTTTTGGGGTGTCACTTTTCAGCAATATGAGAAATATCTAGGATTGCCACCTATGGTTGGAAGAG GCTTAATGGCTAGTTTCTGGTGTGATCAGAaacaagaagagagaaaattaagCTGGATTAGTTGGAGGAGGATGTGTGAGTCAAAAATGGAAGGAGGGATGGGTTTTAAaagtattcaaatttttaacaagGTCCTTCTAGCTAAGCAAGGATGGAGGATAATGCATGAAGAATCTTCTCTACTGTATAAGATTTTTAAAGCTAGATACTTCCCAACAACTAGCTTTATTGAATCTAGAATCGGTGTGAATCCTTCTTATGTGTGGAGAGGCATATGGGAAATCAAGAACAATTTACTTAAAGGTTGCAGGTGGAGGGTTGGAAATGGTCTATCCATAAATATTTGGACTGATTATTGGCTACCAAAACAAAAGTTGTTGTCTACTGTGGTTAATGTTCCTCCTGAAACAAGATTACAGTTGGTGTCCTCTCTAATGATGCCAGAACAGAATAGTTGGGATATTGAGAAGGTAAGGAGTGTTTTGCCAGCAAGAGAAGCTAATGAAGTGTTAAGTATACGTTTTCCTATAGATAAAATACCAGCTGACATACTTATATCGGAGCATGAGATGAGTGGGATTTTTAGTGTAAAAAGTGCTTATGATTTTTTCAAGTCTCTTGAGCATAATAGAGATGAGGATGAAAGTTTCAGAGCAGaagatgaaaaattattatggAAGCACCCATGGAAGATGCATGTTCCTCAAAGAGTCAAGGTTTTTGCATGGAGAGTGT GTTTTCCCTTCCATAATACAAGCAACAGTCAGGATGCAGTTTATGCAATTAGCTACTGGAACAGGAGAATTAGAGGAGTTTTTCCTTCTTGCATGGGGAATTTG aggccACGAAGAAAACAGAAGTATAAGCGCCATTGGCAGCCTCCTCCTGAAGGTGTTTTGAAGCTGAATATCGATGGCGCTCTTTTCAGTGATCAATGTAAGGCTGGTGTTGGAGCTGTGCTTCGTGACAATGAAGGGGATGTGATATTTGCAGCAAGTAAATCTGAACCTGATATAGCTTATTCTTTGGAGATTGAATTCCTTACAATTTTAAGGGGTTTGCAATTGTGTATGTCCCTTGGAATTACAAAACTTAGAGTGGAATCTGATTCTTTGTTAGTAGTTCAAGAGTTGGAAAAGGAAGGGTATTCCACTACATAA